The Solanum lycopersicum chromosome 2, SLM_r2.1 DNA window CCGGTATTAATAAAGACGGACCTTACAATATCAAAGATTTTAGAACGAGACACTGAGATGCACAAAGGTGGTTCTCAGACAAGACACTTACAGATAATGCAAGACACTCCTTGGGTTTCCAGATTATATATGCAAACCAAAAGATCAATCAGAAAGTTACGTATGTAAAccactattttttatttgtttcaattGTGAGAAAACTAGAAGTACTTAGAGTGCATTTTCTTCATTCGAACTGATTGGTTTAAAATACATCACGAACGATGATTGCAAAGAGAAAAATCCCAAGAAATTCCCTTATTAGCAAACAACGGTCAACTCTTGTATCAGGTAAGCTTATGTAGAATTATCTGTTGTACAAACATTTTGCCTACAATTATCAATTCCAAAGTACAAGCACTTGCCGTCCTGTAAACAATGCCTAGAAGAAAGACCAAGTTAGTAGTTTTATACCTATCCTAATGGATGCTACCAACTAAAACTCTACAGAAATTTACCTTTGGAACTTACAATATCCATTTGGCTTCCCGTAAGTTTTAGTAACAATTTACAACAAACAAACATCAGAAATAGAGCTCAGAGCCTCTCCTTTAAAGCCAAAACTTGCTGGGAAAGCATGCCATTCATTTTAATAGTCGTATTTTAATGTAGCTAGTGTAAAGCAATCATACGAAACCATAGTTAAAATGGCCAGACAAAGAGGAAGCCTATAAGTTGAGAAATGCAATTCACGAATCATCAAACAGCCTATCAGTTGAGTAATGCTTGCAATCCTATAGACTACAACAACAATTCCAAGTTATGAAAATCCTAGCTATCAGGAAAAGATCTTATGTACAGCAGCATCAATACAATAGAAAATATGATGTCAGTCCAGCATTTTGCAAAAAGATTACCATATCTTTCTCCCATCAGCACCAGTCCATCTCGTGAGAACCAGATCCTTCAAAAGAAAGTACAACTTCACATGatgaagtaaaataataaattgagcaGAACTTTCCGCACATCAAAATGCATTAGGACAATATCAGAGAGATTAATACTTACAATAGCAGAAATGACCTCACTCCCGGTCCATGGTTCTAGTGAAGTTGACTGTCATTGAAGGAATGATTCCTTCTTTCCCATGATAAAGTAGTTGCCCGTGTTTTTTTGAGGGCCCTGAGGAAACAAAGCAAGCTCCATAATGACTGCTGTATGGCATCATTTGAACTCAGCACTATCCACCAAGGCAAAGAGACTAGCTGCCTGAGAAAGTTTGCTTTTTAAGTCACTTGGAGAAGTTTTTGAGGAGCCATacgaaaaggagaaaaaggggGATTGCTTCTGTATATTCAACAGAAGAAGGGAACACCATAGTTCGAATGTCCAGACAAAAGGAAATATAACGAAAGATGAAAGAAACAGGCACATATACTGTTTCCGAAAGCTGGTCTAAAAGTTACCTAAGCACCAACTATTTTCTTATGGAACACCTGCAAGAGAATCTTGTAACTGATGGCACTAGAAAAAGAAAAGCTCTTCCCTTAGAAGTTACTATTAGTAATTCATTTTCTATAATTATctcaattaaaacataaaatgcacctaaagagAGCATGCGCAATGACACATGAAAGGCCTAAACCCTTGAAAATCCTTCATGCTTTCAACAGGAAGGAGCACAGAACTGATAATTGTGCTATTGATACCTCAGGATGTAATAACTAGCCTGAGAAGAAGTGTTTGTCATGCTTCATTTTCCAGAAACAGGCATATATCCTACAAGAGCGAGGGTGTTTGTCATGCTTCGTTTTCCAGAGACAGGCATATATCTTACAAGAGGGAGCAACATTTGAAGTGAATAAACCTAAGAAGAGTAGTAAGAGGTTTGAGAATATAGGTGAGCAATCTATCCCAACCCTTGTGTATTTATACTACCTCAGCGTAGCTTTATCCCCAATAATTCGTAATCCCAATTCTTATTTCCTAATAGTGAACATGAGTTCCTGAATCCTTCATTAACAACTACAAtcaatactccctccgtttcaaaaagaatgaccctatttcctttttagtttatttcaaaaagaatgacccctttccttttttggaaacactttaacttttcacATGGCAATGTTTAAGACAACAAGATTAAAGGAccacattttggtacatttgacataactttaatttagaaccacaagattaaaaagtttctttcttttcttaaactccgttccaagtcaaactaggccatcctttttgaaacggagggagtactatAATACCTTTTACCTTTTAAGACTGATTTGCAAATGGTTTGCATGTACCTccatttgaataaataatatgacaCAGACTAGTAGAGAATATTACCTCAAGAAGTGTGACAAATGTAGGTTTCTTGTGAATAAGATTTAAGTTCCTGCTTTAACCAAAACATATTACTTCATGCTCAGAGTTAGGAACAACTTAAATGAATTTTGCAAAATTTAGTGCAATGGATTCTGGTGAATGGCAATTTCACTAAGTTCCACAAACTGGTTGTGTAATAAAAATCCAGACAAAGATAGCAACTTACCTGGTAAATGATCTTGAAGCCTGTGAATGAATGTTGCAGATCCAAACCCAGTTCTGAATTTGGTCAGTACAGTTGTGTAGTAATTGGTAGCCAATTTCAGGCATGACCTGCAAAAGCATAGTCAAAGACTCAAAATCAATGTTACTTAATATAAGAGCCCCAAAAGATTCAAATTCAATGTTACCTATCATCAAACTCAACATACCAATTCTTGCTTGGAATCAAGATAGCTAGTTGTCCTCATTAGTCCAGATAAGACCTGATAATTAAATAAGTTAGAGACTCCAAGTACTTGTGGGATTTCATTGTTACTGACTCCAAGTTGAAATAACAAGTCAATGGCTTTTTTAGACAATCATTACCTTCACACACAGTGATACAGCCAATGCAATGAGGTTGGAGGAAAGGAAGTACTACAGTTTTGCAGATTTAGAATCTTTAACTTGGAAGTACATTCTTCTTGATCCAAGACGTATGGTACCACCCATATGTGTTTCTGAACCCTGTGAACGTGATCTACAGACAAATATATGCTTCTGAAATAAGACCTAAAACACATGAAGATCATGAGGGAAATTCATGATGAAGGGGATACTTAAGTTCTGGCATGAAAATTACACATGAGTGTTGGGATCAAACTCTGAACTGTTCGCACCTAGCAACCCAAGAAACGATCCAGCTTACTCTATAGCAGCAATTTGCATTCCTAGACATATGCCCAGGTAAGGTATCCTGTTTTCACGGGCATATTTGGCAACAGCCAGCAAGTAGTTTACCCTTATACCTTTATTGTGTAAACATCAAGACCTGAGATGTATCCTTACAGCTTGAATGGACCAACTCTTGCATTCAATTTGTTAAGGGAACTCAGATGAACCCCAAACCCGCTTGACAACAGCCCAAGAGGAAGCAGAAGCACGCGCGCAAAGCAGGTCCTCATTGCATGCTAATTACAAATCAAGAAAACAGACAGGACATATCCTTATACTAGCTAGTTTATCAAAGACCTTTCAATATAAACAACTTGAAGAAGACACTGGGATGTGAAAGGGTGATTCTTAGCAGAGACTCTTTCGGAGAATGCAAAACCCTCTTTGAACTTCAAGATTATGTATGGAAACCAAAAGAACAATCAGATCAGAGTATAGCTTTAGAAGTAAAGTATGTAAATCAACATGTTTTACTTGATTGATTCTGAAAAAACTATAAGTACTTGGAGTGCATTTGCTTCCTTCGGACTGGTTGGTTGTAAAATACAATGACTGCAAAAAGAAAAATCCCAACAAATCCTTGTTAGCAAACAGCAGTCCTTGTTAGCAAACAGCAGTTCTTGTCAACAGTCATAAATTCCAAGTTACAAACATTTGTCGTTCTGTAAACATGCTTTTTTGACAACATAATTctttgattttcttaaaaaagaaaagatttcttGAAGTTCTATACCAATATATTCTTGAAAACAACAATTTCCTATGAATACCAATGTAACTTAGACAACAGTTTcttgaatattttctttaaaaccAGTGCATGGAAGAATACCAATTTGACATCAACGagaaaattaatcaatttagggTTTCCTGGAATCAAACAGTAAATTTCAGTTTCTCTTCACCATCTTGTCTGCAGATACAGTTTTTCTGAAACAAAACTCAAATCCCCTGTGCGAACTGCATTACTGACCTGAAAAGTTAAAACTAATTTCTTCAACATCCTTAACACACACCACGAAAATAAGAAcctaattttcttttgaaaaagaaaacattcTTGAATATTCAAAAAGACAACaatctcttccttttttttttccttaaataagaATTTACAAGAATTCGGTAATGGGAAGAGCAGTGCATGATCGGCGGGGAAATTGATTTGGGGTTTAGGTTTTGATCGGCTATCGTCACCGGAGAGTGGCGGCAATACAGTGGTATGAgggtgagtttttttttttctaaactaAGCGAAGGTAGCCTACTTTTATAGGTCTTTTTTTACGcggaataaaaaaaaagttgcacgcgcaagaattttttttttttttggaaatttctaTTTTACTAACAAGTAGAGTGCAGTTATTTTAACGTTTCAACTCATTTAACTCGTTTTATGCataaagaataagaataatataagaaaaaatataattttacttataaaatattatcactGAAAGCGCATTATGTATGAAAATAGgaataatatagtaatttcaataatttataagaataaacgttattttatttataaaatgatatcAGTAAACGTGTTTTATGCATAAAGAGTAGGGACaatatagtaatttcaataatttataaaaaatataattttactcataaaacgaTGTCACTGAACGCGTTTTATGCATAAAGGGTAGAGGCTATATAGTAATTTCAACAAATTTATAAAAGTCTCAATTCTTCGTTAAAGTCAAAATATCAATAAACGCGTTTTATGCATAAAGAGTAGGAACAACATAGcaatttcaacaatttataaaaaaaacataattttactcataaaaaGATGTCACTGAACGCGTTTTATGCATAGAGGGTAGAGGCTATAtagtaatttcaacaatttataaaagtctcaattcttcattaaagtcaaaaattttcataaaattcacatcttttcatgaaagaggAGTGCtagttttgttaaaattttttgataaaagtcaCTAGTCTTCGTaatgtcacaatttttcataaaagtcacatcttttcaataaagaaaagggctagttttgaaaataaataaatttaaaatgaaattcttgCTTGTGAGGGCGCCACGTAAACGAGCCTAGAATTCTCctctatataatattattattattattattattattattattgtctattattattattattattattattatggacGTAATTTCATGAGAAAATTTTGTACACTACCACAAACAACCTCAAAACATATACACAGAAAAGCatataaattctatttattacgatatttcatgatatgcctcatcgctctttattttattttttaattgttttttattattattattattattaacttaatttcgtgattttttttataaactacAGCAAGCATCCCCAAAATATATATGGAGGTAAATATGTGAATTTTAATTACAATATTTCAAGATAAATCTCTatcactttttattattattattattattattatgaacttaatttctttaaaacttttcatacatCGCCATTCACAATCCCAAAATATGTGCtgagaaaattatatgaaatttacGTTGTAAAACGatacttataatattttattatgatctCATCACTTCAAAGTAAAGAATTTCATGCTATTAAATGGAAAACATATAAcctttttcaacaaaaataacaaaggaATATACGTAGGACAAGTGTATTACTTGCCCAATTTACTTATCCCATTTAATtcttatcaaaatataattcatattttgtaTAGTAATTTCGGTAACGGATTTTCGAttcgaattttaaaaattctaaaaataattaaaagagttATAATACACGAAATTAAATTTTACtggatgaaatgaaaatttgatgatgtatttaaatttaattggacGGAATGAGAGATTGATAAGCAATTGTTTAATGTATAGTTAAAATAGATCAGAGCCAATAAAATTTTTTcctgaaaattaatttaattaataatttgatctTCAAAATTTTGTGTCATTTCATTTCAACTGGTTTTTCAACACACCATCTTTCTTTCTTCacatctctctctttttttctctctctctaaaaaCCCTAATTTCAACTTCTTCTGTAAAATGACAAGATCAGGTATTTAGCCTTCATTGATTCTCATTGTGTTCAATTCTCGGCGTTTCATCTTAATTGCACATAAAAAATTGGgactttttttaatgttaaatttttatCTAAGGAGCTAAGTTCATTTAGATTTGCATAATTCTCTTGAATCAGCTGCTAATTATCCTGGATTATGGTGAATTACGTACAAATCATCTGTTTTTGATATTGGAAGGTTGGAAAATCTTGAACTGACCTgaatttgattcattttttagTCTGTTGGTTTATTTTTCTGCTCTCTGCTTGTGGGTTTGGATTGAATTTGGGATTGTTTGATTGATTCGGATTGAATTGAATGGAGCGATTGAGTTTTTGGTAGTTTAGGGTTAATAGTATGTGAATCTAATGTAGGGTTTGGAAATAACAAGCAGTCAGCTGGtagttttgtttttataaaactTTGTGCTAATAAAGGTGTGATTTTTAATGTTGTTTTTGTAGTTTGAAAGTGTGTAGATGTAGGAAAAAGATGGAAGCTAATGTATGTGATATTAATCACTTGGATGCCGATGTGCTTTTGCCTCCACGTAAGCGGCTTCTTGCTGGATTGAAGAAGCAGAATTCTGATGTTTACTCATCTACCCCATCCCCACCAACTGTTAATAGTCCCCCGTGTGATTTTGATATCCGTCTTAATAATCTATTGAAGTCTCATTTTGGAGACTCTAATCGATCTAATGAGGAGATTGCTGAGGCCTCAAGATTGGCAGCTCTAGAAGCTGTGAAGGCTGCAAAAGCTGCAAGAGCCATTGCAGAAGAGAAGGCTGCGAAAGCAGCAAAGGCTGTGGCTGCTGCTAAGAGCGCTCTAGAATTGGTTGCCACTCTCTCTGATGAGGGAACCAGTAGGGACAAACATTTGAAGAGGAATAAGATGAAAAAACATGTTCCTGTTCAGACGCTGTATAATAAGAATAAGGGGACTGATGATTGTAGAACAGATGAAGAGTTAGCTCGGACGTTGCATAGGGCCATTAATAGCTCTCCAAGAATTTTGAAGAACTCAACATCTGActcaagaaatcaaaaacataaGAGGCTGAAGAGGTCTTCTCCTTCTGAAAAATCTAAGCTTCAGACTGGAAGTACATCCGTGGAAGGAAACTGTCCTTCCACGAGCAATGGGAATGGTTTTACTAGAGAAAGAGAGTCAGATAGGCATATCTCGGATAAAGACCTTGTTAGAGTAGATttaaacacaaaatttaataaatctgACCTCACAAAAATGGAAAATGGGGAAGCATCACACTCTAGTAAAGCTGACAATGTAAATATGGAAAACAAGGAAAGAGAATCAATTATCTCAAAGGAGAAAGTTGGGGATTCTGTAAATGATAGTTGCAGCattgagaaaaagaaaggaaggcTTAAGCAGAAAAAGTTACCACTCAGCATTTGCAGCTTCAGGGATCAAGCAAGCCCTAAAGAGGATTTGAAATCCAAGAGTTCATCATCATTCGATGAGAACATCAACAAAGGTACTACAAGTAATAATCCCATTTTTCCGCTTGAGAGGCCAATGTGGAAGTGTCAAACATTCAAGGCACCCACATGTGTTGAACAAAATAAGGTGATGCAGTCATAGTATTGGTATTTTCGTTTCAAGAAGTGCGGCTACCGTAATGGGACTTGTAGTCTGAGGTAGTGTCATGTAtgttttctttccttctttttcgAGTTAAGGCCTTCTCCGTCCAGTTCCATTTTTCCTTGTTATGGGCATTGTAATGTTTTGAACATACAATCGtgtatatttttgatatttaattgcTTACCTATTCTGTATTGCACATGAAAGATGTCCAACTATACTTTTGTCTAGCAAGTGGCAGCACAGAAATAAGATGGAGAGACAATTCACAATTTTCAGAGAGCTTCCTGTTTACTCAAGTCATGTGTGAAATGGCCATGCGTTGTTTTAACCATGGAAACCAACTTTACTCCTCATATGATGTTGGTTGATGAATGAAATCAGATTAATCTTTCTACACATTTTTGTCTCATTGACAGAATGCTGCTGTCTTATTGTGTGCCATTCCAGGTACTTCTCTTTCTGAAGAATGTTTGGAGTCATCATCAGTAACTCTGTTTTTcttgttgcttttaggactttGGTCCTTTTGGCACTACATTGCATGCATAATGCCTtgaattttgtttcaatttgttcAAAACTATAGAGTGGTCGAGATGTGTTGGCCAAGCAAACACATTATGTGAATGGCTATGTGATCATTGGTCTCGTTTCTTTACATTCTTGTGATTTTCGTGTTGAAAGTTTAGTTGTTTGTAATTCCTCTTCATCAGATCATTTGAAACCATAGAATGACTGTTTTTCTTCATGTATTTGGTTGAAGGAGCTACCCCAAGTTTAGGGAACTTGAACTTCGAGTTCTCTGCTGTTTTTCTAAATAGTATGCTACTCCTGTCTTCACTAGTTTCAAAATGAACAAGAATTTAAGTATGTTACTCATTTTTAGGTGAATCAAACATGCTTCAATCGATTTAGTTGTTGCTTGATGGAAGGAGGATTATATAATCTTAAAAGGTTGGTATACTTAATTAACGTTGCCAGCAACTTCTTCTCATATACCCAAAGTCTTGGTAGCCAGAGTTTGAATTAGAATAGcatttgtaataatttatagCCATTAGTGTAAAATTAGCTAGTCGGTATgttttttatacatgatacactaatctgatgtacattttatacaacATGACTTCTAATATATGCGCCAGATACATCaaatcgttaagtaagatacattacattttatacatgatacactaatttgatgcgcgagatacatttttatacatgatatacTAATGTGATGCGGGAGATATACTAATGTGATAAGCGAGATACATTAACTTGATGTGTGAGATACACTAATGGGATATGCGAAAATAAGGCATTTggaaatttgtaaaatttattatgaataaTGATAGTAAATTAATAGGtgagatttttgtaattaatcCCAACGAAAAGGGCACCATCTTCTAATATGTCTTCAAATCAGATTGGGCCATCTTTATCGTGTCTCGGCCTAGGTTTTCTAAAGGGGAAGGGATGCGACACCTAGATGGGCCTGCTGGACCAACTTTAAAAGTTCCTTACATATGATGAATTCAAAAaagggataattgtatataatagcaaattaataatataaaataaatggagtagttattgtttgatttaattgtgcctcATAGCAAACGTTTGTCAATGTTTGCcagtcgcctctctcccaaaactcTCACTCGCCGCTCTCCCTCTGcttgcctctctcgctttatacaacagaagtgtataagttgtatttctgttttgtataaagcgagagaaaattgtatacacACATGCAAATAACATATATGTTCATGCTATATGCttcattatacaatttacaaacattttacttcgatttaattgtatacaaatgtaaattttatacgaatattgcagcgaaaaaggccagcgaattatacaattgcagtgaaatacaattttcgctcgctttatacaacagaaatgtataaattatgtttctgtttttgtataaagcgagaaaaaacatatatcttcttcccatacacttataattatacaatatacaaacattttacttcgattcaattgtatccGAAGcaaaatttatacacatattgcagcgaaataggtcatcgaattatacaattgcgcattatacaattgtagtgaAATAGGCCACCGAATTATACAatataggccagcgaattatacagttgtatatgtatagtgaattatacagttatatgtttgctatggagcgcaattatgcaaactttgctataaaaaaatacgaattttttgtttgctatatgtgaaatttGCCCTTATAGATGTGGTAAAGTGTATATTGTGATACACTTGGGTCTTTTAGGCCCAATACCTTAGGTTAGAGTAGGTGGTTCACGAcatactttatgaaatattattgagaaaattttatatatggcaaacttaattgattaaataatattatatgggtatagtttacctaattatattttatgagtattgtttagttatttaggtatctttaattttatatataacgtttcttttacaattttcttttagaaaaagtgGCTTGTAACTGAAGCGTTAAATAAGCTAACAACAAATTTAGATAATGCCATAATTTAAGGTAAACGttcaaattcattattttgtttcaaaaaataagaagtaTACAACAATTGAAAGACAAGATTAACTTGTTTGTGCGCTTTGACGAAGCAACagttcatcttcttttttttctgtaTATTCGAATACATTTAATGGTTCATTGGATGAAAATTCATGTTTATTATTGCAATAATTATACAATGTACTATTGGATTTACAAATTTGGATATATGTGCGTTCCTTAGTGTGTTGAGAATTGTATATGTCCATAACATaagtgtatataattttttgtggagtgtttttcttttgaaaactgATTTTAATGTTTATCATAAACGGCAGTATGTTGTAGCAGTAATTTCAATTTGTAGTTGTATATTAAGTTTTTTTGTATACAAAGGTCGtgttattttattgtatataagtatgaaattttaattttgtatctaTTTGCATTACCTGTGATATAGTTTTGTAGTATACGTTTTGTGATTTCTAATTTTGCATATACAAATACTGAAGTAATgtatatgttgaaaaaatatataaattttttaagatgAAAACCCATAagatacaattatatacttttttgaCGTGGTTTTtgtatattagaaaaaaatcagTGTAAACATAAGTTTATCactatttattaatatgattgTATAAAAGTGTTGTATTAATGGTATATATGATTTATGTGAATGATTTGAAAGCTTTAAAAACTTTCAACCAATATAAAAGTGTTTGTATCAATTTGCTTTAAAAGCTTCAACCAATCGACCTTTAGTGACAGGATAATTTCCTGGAAAATACTCAGCAATGATTCTATTGAGTTGATCGGTATCAAAGCAGAAGTCAGCAACATTATCAGAACAATTCAAACCAGAAATTATTGCAAACTCCCTGATTGTGAATTGAAGCGTTGTgccatttatataaaaaagtattGCATTGACAGAACTACCTTTCAACTCCCTCACCATAAAGCATCTAAACAATTGCGCTTGCACATGACATCGTCTCATTGTTGTCAACTGTGCAAAACACAATGATGTAAATATACGATTATATTGATTTGGAGGCAGTTTATTCTGAAGctcattcaatgtattgatttGCGTATAACATTGCATGCGAATTGTCCTTTTTTCATGGTTCTTGCAAATAAACCTGACTACCTAAAAAAAACGGGAAAAAGCTACATTATTTCAATCAAGGGctacatataaatacattttttgtatacataacaaaaaaaaagaataaattaaatatacatttgTAATTGcgtttcttttgtatatatatacaaacttactttttttgtatattagtttGTGTACGTGAATAGTACTTAAACATGTCAATATATTCAACTGTCTAAATGACTTTGTATGtattacaataatatatatatacttaacttcaataatttgcatataactactaaaatatacaaattatgatcatatatgaaatttttccaTCTCTATAACTAAATACAAttactttttgtatatgtatacaaaaacaaaaataatatggaGCATTTAATATACAATCCACTTCTATCCCTATTAAAACTtagtatattattcattatatataacttaaaatatgTATAAACTAATCAAATCTACCGACACGTATTATAACTAAaggaatatacaaataaatgatggatgatatatacaaataactaaaacatatgtgtactaaacatgcaatatactatatataattaCGTGAATACAAAATTACTtaaacaaacaattttttgtatattgacaccTAAGTAACAAAAATATTGTATCTAAAGTTGTGTTTTAAGCCACTACCTCATGATTGTGATGTTCTTTAGATCCGTCAATTTCAAATGCACTCTCCTTTGAACCACTGTTTActgtttttctctttctttctccttgtacaattttaatgcctctAGCTTTGGAATTGTTAAGAACTTTTTGAACTGCCGTAgggtcatattttttctttgatctcaaTTCTTCCATTGTTTGTTCATGTTGAACTTGTTTGGATTTTACCATAGACTCTACATCAACACAAAAATTTGAG harbors:
- the LOC101260500 gene encoding uncharacterized protein isoform X1, yielding MRTTSYLDSKQELVMPEIGYQLLHNCTDQIQNWVWICNIHSQASRSFTRQLVSLPWWIVLSSNDAIQQSLWSLLCFLRALKKTRATTLSWERRNHSFNDSQLH
- the LOC101260500 gene encoding DNA mismatch repair protein MLH3-like isoform X2 → MRTTSYLDSKQELVMPEIGYQLLHNCTDQIQNWVWICNIHSQASRSFTRNLNLIHKKPTFVTLLEAASLFALVDSAEFK
- the LOC101260500 gene encoding DNA mismatch repair protein MLH3-like isoform X3, with the protein product MRTTSYLDSKQELVMPEIGYQLLHNCTDQIQNWVWICNIHSQASRSFTRNLNLIHKKPTFVTLLEDICLFLENEA
- the LOC101260196 gene encoding uncharacterized protein, with the protein product MEANVCDINHLDADVLLPPRKRLLAGLKKQNSDVYSSTPSPPTVNSPPCDFDIRLNNLLKSHFGDSNRSNEEIAEASRLAALEAVKAAKAARAIAEEKAAKAAKAVAAAKSALELVATLSDEGTSRDKHLKRNKMKKHVPVQTLYNKNKGTDDCRTDEELARTLHRAINSSPRILKNSTSDSRNQKHKRLKRSSPSEKSKLQTGSTSVEGNCPSTSNGNGFTRERESDRHISDKDLVRVDLNTKFNKSDLTKMENGEASHSSKADNVNMENKERESIISKEKVGDSVNDSCSIEKKKGRLKQKKLPLSICSFRDQASPKEDLKSKSSSSFDENINKGTTSNNPIFPLERPMWKCQTFKAPTCVEQNKVMQS